Sequence from the Halomarina litorea genome:
TATGTAGTCTAGAAAATCTGCGGAATCTCTTTAGCCCCCACAAATTTTAAGGGAGGACGCCGCAAGCGTCCGTACGACCATGAACGGACTACTGACACTCTCGAGACTCCGTACGCTGTATAGTCTACACAGTCTCGGGACGGCATCGAGCCTGCACAGTTCGGGTGCGCTATGAGCGACGTGGAACCGCGCGCGGTCAGTTCAGTCATCCTGAAGGGTGGCGTCGGGAAGTCCACCATCTCCATCAACCTCGCCCGGCAGTTGGCGACGCGCCACGACGTGCTGTTCGTCGACCTCGACCCCAACGGCCACGCGACGATGGGCCTCGGTCTCGACGAGGCGTACGAGCGCGACGTGAACCTCGGCAACCTCGTCCTCGACGACCGAGACGCGACGCTCGACGACGTCGTCGTCGAGACGGACGCCGAGTTCGACGTCCTCCCGTCCTCGAACACGCTCGAACAGGTCGAGAAGGAACTCACCGGTGCCATCCAGGGGTCGAGTCGCCTCCACAAACACGTGGTCGAACCCGTCCTCGGCGACCGCTACCAGTACGTCGTCATCGACCAGCCGGCGTATCCGGGGATGCTCAACAACAACGGACTGGTGGCGAGTCGGAACCTCATCGTCCCGATGACGCCCGGGTCAGAGGCTATCGGTGGGTTCCGGCGGACCGTCGACCGCCTCGTCTCGCCGCTGCGCGAGTACATGGATGTCGACATCCTCGCCATCGTCCCCAACCGACTGCAAGACCGCATCGACCAGCAGACGGAGGACCGGAAACTGCTGGAGAACCTCAACACACAGGAGCACCTCGCCGAACGGCTCCCGAACTTCGCGCACATCACTCCGGAGGAATTCGAGCGCATCGACAGCGGCGAGATCGACCCACCGAGACCCGGCATCCGCGAACGGAAGGCCTTCACGCAGGCCCTCGGCGAGAACGTCCCCCTGCTGGACTACGACCCCGAGAACGACCAACTCGAGCACCTGGAGGAACTGGCGACCATCGTCGAACGCGGGGGTGTCTCTCGATGAGCGACGACAACCCCTTCGCCGACCTCGACAAGTCGGTCGCCGGGGAGGAGTCCGCCCCCCGAGCGTCGGAGGGTGACGGGGAGGACGCCACGGAAGAACCCGACGCCCCGGACCCCCAGTCGACTCCCGCGTTCGAGGCGGGCAACCACCTCAACCACTCGGTGTACGTCCGCGACGAGACCTGGCAGGCGTTCGAGGACACCTACGACATCGACCTCGTCCCGACGCTCCGGCGGGCGGGCGTCGACGGCCTCTCCAAGCGGGAGTTCCACGACGCAGCACTCCGACTCGCCCGCGAGGAACCCGAACGCGTGGCCGAACTCCTCCTCGAGGAGCGGGGACTCGACCCCGACGACTACATCTCGGAGTAGCCGCGGGCGACCGGCACTCGGAACTCCCCTCGTCCCTGCTCTCCGTGGGCTCACTACGTTCTGTGAGTTCTCCACCCTCCGTGCTCTCTCCACACTCGACGGCGTGTACGCTGTAGGCGAAATGTATAATCTACAGAGCATGAGAAGTCTGCACAATCTATACAGAAAAAATATACTACTTCAATACTTCGACCAGAATGCACCATACATTTTCAAATCTCTTTAGCATTGTTATGCTCTGAAGGCTGGATAATTTCTATAGACTATACCGCTTCCTAAGGCTGCTCCATGTGTCTAGTCTGGATAGTGTGTGGAACTCGGGGAGACTGACGAGGCTTCACCTGCTGTGCAGGGTGCGAAGCCTTACGATGGGCTCGCCCTACCAGCGCCATCCGAGCGGGTTCCGGACCCCGAAGTAGGCTCCCGTCCGCCGTTTCCCCTCCCAGACGAATCGGAGGGTGTCGAGGAGACTGGCGTTCCGCAGGGTGAACGAACTGCCGGGGTCGAAGAGAAGTGTCCCCTCGTCCGCGCGGCACCGACCGCGGACGACGCGCTGTCCGAGCCGGCTCACGTCGTCGTCGTGCCAGTGGACGAGGAGACAGCCGGGTCGCCCGTCTTCGACGGGTCCCGACCACCTCTCGATGTGGGCCTTCCCGTCGGAGACGGTGAACCCCTCGATGGGACGCGTGACGGGGAAGCCGTCCTCGACGACGGTGAACGTCGCTCGGTCGTACTCCGTCGCCTCCGACTCGTCCATCCCGACGGCGGGCCACGGCGGGACGTGAACCCGTCCGGGTACGCCGAGTCGTTCGACGTGCTCGGGTTCGACCTCGACCACGATTCGGAGGGCGTACCAGTCGAACAGGAACCGGCCGACTTCGGAGGTCTGGGCGGCGCTCGACCGGAGGAAGGCGTCGCGTTTCGGGCCGACCGGTTCGGCCTCGATGCGCTCGCGAACGTACGCGGCGTTCGCCCGCAGGTCGTCGTCCCGGACGGTCGCGCGGCCACGGACGAGCACTCGCCCACCCTTGCCGTCGAGGAGCAGCGAGACGCGGGGGTTCGACCGGGCGGCGTCGACCTTCCCCGCGAAGGCCGGCGGGGAACTCACGACCAGTACGCCCCGGTCGTCGTCGTAGAACGGCGTCGCGGGGAACGTGACGGGTCGGTCGCCGCTCGCGGTGGCGAACTCCGCGGTGAGCGACCGGTAGACGGCATCGCGGACACGTTCCCGGGTGAAGGAGTCGAGCGTGGCCATGCCGTGGGTGTCGCCGTCCCGATACTTAACTCGTCGCCGGGGTCCCCCTACTCGATGTCCGCCAAATGGTCGTCGATACGCTGGGTCTTCTCCTCGGCGTCGATGTGCTGGTAGGCCGCCCGCGTCGTCGAGAGGGACTTGTGCCGGGCGAGATCCTGTGCGTCCCCTCGGTCGCGGCGGTAGATCTCCTCCAGGATTCCCCGGCGCGCGCCGTGCAGTTGGAGGTACCCGCACTCCTCGTCCACGTCAACGCCCGCCGCGTCGGTCAGCCGTCGCATGAGCGAGCGCGCCCCCTCGGTCGTGAGTGCTGGTGGTGCGATATCGTGCTCCCGGAGGAGTGCATCGACGTCGCCGTCGACTGCGTCGAGGTGGTCGTCGAACGCACCGTCGAGTCGATCCCGCCCGGCGCGGAACTTCGAGGGGGCGTGGTCGGTCGGGAACACCGGCCAGTCGTCGCTCGCGGGCCGCTGGACGCGATACCACCGGTCGAGACCCTGCCGAGCGGGCTCCGGCAGGAGCGCGGGTTCGCGGTGCTGGTCCTTCCCGAGGACGCGCATGACGCCGCGTTCGAGGTCCACGTCCGCCCAGTGGAGGCCTTGACGACCCGTCCGGGCGTCCTTCGGGTGTCTGAGCACCTCGGCCCCCCGGACGGCGCTGTAG
This genomic interval carries:
- a CDS encoding ParA family protein gives rise to the protein MSDVEPRAVSSVILKGGVGKSTISINLARQLATRHDVLFVDLDPNGHATMGLGLDEAYERDVNLGNLVLDDRDATLDDVVVETDAEFDVLPSSNTLEQVEKELTGAIQGSSRLHKHVVEPVLGDRYQYVVIDQPAYPGMLNNNGLVASRNLIVPMTPGSEAIGGFRRTVDRLVSPLREYMDVDILAIVPNRLQDRIDQQTEDRKLLENLNTQEHLAERLPNFAHITPEEFERIDSGEIDPPRPGIRERKAFTQALGENVPLLDYDPENDQLEHLEELATIVERGGVSR
- a CDS encoding pyridoxamine 5'-phosphate oxidase family protein — translated: MATLDSFTRERVRDAVYRSLTAEFATASGDRPVTFPATPFYDDDRGVLVVSSPPAFAGKVDAARSNPRVSLLLDGKGGRVLVRGRATVRDDDLRANAAYVRERIEAEPVGPKRDAFLRSSAAQTSEVGRFLFDWYALRIVVEVEPEHVERLGVPGRVHVPPWPAVGMDESEATEYDRATFTVVEDGFPVTRPIEGFTVSDGKAHIERWSGPVEDGRPGCLLVHWHDDDVSRLGQRVVRGRCRADEGTLLFDPGSSFTLRNASLLDTLRFVWEGKRRTGAYFGVRNPLGWRW
- a CDS encoding tyrosine-type recombinase/integrase, which encodes MTDGTDPDALSDLVSRYLDSKSRGATASGEATGTYRASAASELTRWLEWMDGREYTLVDLSEEGRRVMARYAMHLARRTRGEEGIAASTARTYYAYVSGCLSYAVRDGVLPTNPALADRAREELPQDADSDRTDQQFWSRDQRRALTRYVDERASEAISERGLDAGTPVRDRALVRVLAYSAVRGAEVLRHPKDARTGRQGLHWADVDLERGVMRVLGKDQHREPALLPEPARQGLDRWYRVQRPASDDWPVFPTDHAPSKFRAGRDRLDGAFDDHLDAVDGDVDALLREHDIAPPALTTEGARSLMRRLTDAAGVDVDEECGYLQLHGARRGILEEIYRRDRGDAQDLARHKSLSTTRAAYQHIDAEEKTQRIDDHLADIE